One window from the genome of Mucilaginibacter ginsenosidivorans encodes:
- a CDS encoding tetratricopeptide repeat protein, translated as MRYKLIILFSVFSLSASAQFLHISFKKKKHPILRNIPQIKDRSLCHVSERQVVLLTEVKPYQYDESWFSMQAREKVLLKTVKHNMSWRIYNVASYNFSDLAELYIKMHRFSEAKWYLLQSNNLSRGQNDDRLTIDNLLDLAIVKERLGDLPSARADLNEAHDMAQAKGMKDKMDEINKMIPMLGQNKAFIANRYAETPDAAAKDL; from the coding sequence ATGCGCTATAAATTAATTATTTTATTTTCTGTCTTCAGCCTTTCGGCATCGGCACAATTCCTGCATATCTCCTTCAAAAAGAAAAAACACCCCATATTACGGAACATACCGCAAATAAAAGACCGGTCCCTGTGTCACGTTAGCGAACGCCAGGTAGTCTTACTTACCGAAGTAAAGCCGTATCAATATGATGAAAGCTGGTTCAGCATGCAGGCCCGCGAAAAAGTATTGCTCAAAACCGTTAAACACAATATGAGCTGGCGAATATATAATGTGGCCAGTTACAATTTTAGCGACCTGGCGGAGTTATATATCAAAATGCACCGGTTTTCGGAGGCGAAATGGTACCTGCTGCAAAGCAATAACCTTTCGCGCGGGCAAAACGACGACAGGCTGACCATTGACAACCTGCTTGACCTGGCCATAGTGAAAGAACGCCTCGGTGACCTCCCATCGGCACGCGCCGATCTGAATGAGGCACACGATATGGCACAGGCAAAAGGAATGAAGGATAAAATGGACGAGATAAATAAAATGATACCCATGCTCGGCCAGAATAAAGCCTTCATCGCAAACAGGTATGCCGAAACACCCGACGCTGCTGCTAAAGATTTGTAA
- a CDS encoding carboxy terminal-processing peptidase: MFKKVYILLLLGAALACKASPKQHPMVKVAGSNDLTPDAQQSTVCRYVADLITEYNYKKVSLNDSISQVIYNRYIKELDENHNYLLASDLQDFSKFKTVLDDDLKDGNLNDVFYMFNVYQKRYNDRIKYSLAQLDKNFDFTSNDRFTYDRDSSNFFASQAESDKAWTERVKYDLLNLKLTGNDAAKNKETLRKRYENLLSQSNKLNNQDVFQIFMDAFTNAIDPHTNYFSPANAANFNIEMSRSLEGIGATLLSENEYVTIKTIVPGGPADKSHQISPEDRIVGVAQGKTGEFQNVIGWRIDNAIALIRGTKGTIVRLEILPKGSNVASKPKVVEMVREKIILKDQSAKQEIRTYNSNGKTVKIGVISIPAFYIDYNDYKSGNPNYKSTTRDVKLILDTLKRENVDGVVIDLRENGGGSLLEAVDLSGLFIKSGPVVQVRNPNDQIEADNDEDPTISYSGPMAVLVDRFSASASEIFAGAMQDYGRALIIGTQTYGKGTVQNAIDLDRIIKPSATDKLSQSASNKKPIAPGSQSKYGQLNLTIAKFYRISGNSTQHKGVTPDIKFPSLIPLNKYGEDTEPSALPFDVIAKSDYTRVGDFSGVTPKLIQLHDQRMAGSASYKLLMQDIADFQKHDSEKSVSLNEQELKKQRDADEQKSFERDNEKRVALGLKPLKKGEAKPRNEDLDFLKIEAGQILTDYINLGSKYTNTLVPPSQQ, translated from the coding sequence ATGTTTAAGAAAGTATATATTTTGTTGCTTTTGGGCGCCGCGCTGGCGTGCAAAGCCTCGCCTAAACAGCATCCGATGGTAAAGGTTGCCGGTTCCAACGATCTGACACCGGATGCACAGCAAAGCACGGTATGCCGCTATGTAGCCGACCTGATAACCGAATACAACTATAAAAAGGTTAGCCTGAATGATTCTATCTCGCAGGTGATCTATAATCGTTATATCAAAGAACTTGACGAGAATCACAATTACCTTTTAGCCTCGGACCTGCAGGATTTCTCAAAATTCAAAACGGTACTGGATGACGACCTGAAAGACGGTAACCTGAACGATGTGTTCTACATGTTCAATGTTTACCAGAAAAGGTATAACGACCGCATTAAATATTCACTGGCTCAGCTGGACAAAAATTTTGATTTCACCAGCAACGACCGTTTTACTTATGACCGCGACAGCTCAAACTTTTTCGCATCGCAGGCCGAAAGTGATAAAGCCTGGACAGAGCGCGTAAAATACGATCTGCTAAACCTGAAGCTTACAGGGAACGATGCCGCAAAAAATAAAGAAACGTTGCGCAAGCGTTACGAAAACCTGTTGTCGCAATCCAACAAACTGAACAACCAGGATGTGTTCCAGATTTTTATGGACGCATTTACAAATGCTATCGATCCGCATACCAACTATTTCAGCCCGGCAAACGCGGCCAATTTTAATATCGAGATGTCGCGTTCGCTCGAAGGGATCGGAGCTACGCTTTTGAGCGAAAATGAATATGTTACCATCAAAACCATTGTACCGGGTGGCCCGGCTGACAAAAGTCACCAGATATCTCCTGAAGACCGGATAGTTGGCGTTGCACAGGGGAAAACAGGAGAGTTCCAAAACGTGATAGGCTGGCGTATTGACAATGCTATTGCCCTGATACGCGGCACTAAAGGTACCATTGTTCGTTTGGAGATATTACCGAAAGGCAGCAATGTGGCCAGCAAACCCAAGGTTGTTGAAATGGTGCGCGAAAAGATCATCCTTAAAGATCAGTCGGCCAAACAGGAAATACGCACCTATAATTCCAACGGAAAAACAGTGAAGATCGGTGTTATATCCATTCCCGCGTTTTATATCGACTACAATGACTATAAATCGGGCAACCCGAATTATAAGAGCACAACACGCGATGTAAAACTGATACTGGATACGCTTAAGCGCGAGAACGTGGACGGAGTGGTTATCGACCTGCGTGAAAACGGTGGGGGTTCGTTATTGGAAGCAGTTGACCTGAGTGGCCTTTTCATCAAATCGGGCCCGGTTGTGCAGGTGCGCAATCCTAACGACCAGATAGAAGCAGATAACGATGAGGACCCAACCATTTCGTACAGCGGCCCTATGGCAGTGCTGGTGGATCGTTTTAGTGCGTCGGCATCCGAGATATTCGCCGGCGCTATGCAGGACTACGGCCGCGCGCTGATCATTGGTACACAAACCTACGGCAAGGGTACCGTTCAGAATGCTATCGACCTCGACAGGATAATTAAGCCATCGGCAACCGACAAACTGTCCCAGTCGGCGTCAAACAAAAAGCCGATTGCTCCGGGTAGCCAAAGCAAGTACGGGCAGCTTAACCTGACGATCGCGAAATTTTATCGGATCAGCGGCAACTCGACCCAGCATAAGGGCGTTACGCCGGACATCAAGTTCCCTTCACTTATCCCGTTGAATAAATATGGTGAAGATACTGAACCATCTGCATTGCCATTTGATGTGATTGCCAAGAGCGATTATACCCGTGTTGGCGATTTTTCGGGTGTGACACCAAAATTGATACAACTGCACGATCAGCGCATGGCAGGCAGCGCAAGCTATAAATTACTGATGCAGGATATCGCCGATTTCCAGAAGCATGACAGCGAGAAAAGTGTTTCGTTGAACGAGCAGGAACTTAAAAAACAACGTGATGCCGACGAGCAAAAATCGTTCGAGCGGGACAATGAAAAACGTGTGGCCCTGGGTTTAAAGCCATTGAAAAAAGGTGAGGCAAAACCCCGTAACGAGGATCTTGACTTCCTGAAAATAGAAGCGGGGCAGATACTGACCGATTATATCAACCTTGGCAGCAAGTATACCAACACACTTGTACCGCCAAGCCAGCAGTAA
- a CDS encoding isoaspartyl peptidase/L-asparaginase: protein MKLIIHGGFFSESKTNQEVKQAKQAALREIVKLGHRYLETHNAIETVVYTVCLLEDCDLFNAGTGSQIQSDGKIRMSASLMDGKTMEFSGVINIENVKNPICVAEKLLRRPDKVLAGKGAREFARQQGIPHYDPEIPQRRHEYEKKLSDSIRLGTVGCVALDFYGDLAAGTSTGGKGFEIPGRVSDSATAAGNYVNQYAGISCTGVGEDIVAGAVAPKIVTRVTDGMSLQMATAKTLNEMKSFDGFAGVIGISAKGETYHADTHPYMVWAAYDNGIEVFS, encoded by the coding sequence ATGAAGTTGATAATTCATGGAGGCTTTTTTAGCGAATCGAAGACTAACCAGGAGGTTAAACAAGCTAAACAGGCGGCATTAAGGGAAATTGTGAAGCTGGGCCACAGGTACCTGGAAACCCATAACGCGATTGAAACCGTAGTTTACACGGTTTGCCTGCTGGAGGACTGCGACCTGTTTAATGCAGGCACGGGTTCGCAGATACAAAGCGACGGTAAGATAAGGATGAGCGCTTCGCTGATGGACGGCAAAACCATGGAGTTTTCTGGGGTGATCAATATCGAAAATGTCAAAAACCCCATTTGCGTGGCCGAAAAGCTTCTGCGCCGGCCAGATAAGGTTTTAGCCGGAAAAGGCGCCCGCGAGTTTGCGCGCCAGCAAGGTATCCCGCACTACGACCCCGAAATACCCCAGCGGAGGCACGAATACGAAAAGAAACTGAGCGATTCCATACGCCTGGGTACGGTTGGCTGCGTGGCGCTTGACTTTTATGGCGACCTGGCAGCAGGAACCTCGACAGGGGGTAAAGGCTTTGAAATACCCGGCAGGGTAAGCGACTCAGCAACAGCTGCAGGAAATTATGTGAACCAGTACGCAGGCATATCTTGTACCGGAGTAGGCGAGGATATTGTGGCCGGTGCCGTGGCCCCAAAAATTGTTACCCGGGTAACGGATGGCATGTCGCTGCAAATGGCAACTGCAAAAACGCTGAACGAAATGAAATCGTTCGATGGTTTTGCAGGTGTTATCGGCATCTCGGCAAAAGGCGAAACCTATCATGCCGATACCCATCCCTATATGGTTTGGGCCGCTTATGATAACGGCATCGAAGTATTTTCCTGA
- a CDS encoding ligase-associated DNA damage response exonuclease gives MPKKPLLEFTDSGIYCSQGRFYIDPWKPVDDAVITHAHSDHAYWGHKHYLAHHLSKQVLLYRLGDINLQTVEYGEKVKKNGVEISLFPAGHVIGSAQIKVEYQGEVWVVSGDYKVENDGISTPFEPVKCHHFISECTFGMPVYKWKPQVKTFEDVNSWWRTNLDNGVATVLVGYSLGKAQRILQNLDLFNGNVYTHGVIENTNQALRANGVKLNPTIRITPETPRDEIRKGIVLAPPSSVGTPWMRKFGPYSFGYCSGWMAIRGAKRRRAADRGFVLSDHADWDGLIAAIDATGCEKVYLTHGYTASFSRYLNEIGFDAHEVHTLYGNEEQEATEQLPGSGEEAGKS, from the coding sequence ATGCCAAAAAAACCATTGCTCGAATTTACCGACAGCGGTATTTACTGTAGCCAGGGAAGGTTTTATATCGACCCCTGGAAACCTGTTGATGATGCGGTGATAACCCACGCACATTCGGACCATGCCTATTGGGGGCACAAGCATTACCTGGCGCACCACTTATCAAAACAGGTATTGCTTTACCGTTTAGGCGACATCAATTTGCAGACAGTTGAATATGGCGAAAAGGTGAAGAAAAACGGTGTCGAAATATCCCTGTTCCCGGCGGGTCACGTTATAGGCTCGGCGCAAATAAAAGTGGAGTACCAGGGCGAGGTTTGGGTTGTTTCGGGCGATTATAAAGTGGAGAATGACGGCATATCCACGCCATTCGAGCCGGTAAAATGCCATCATTTTATATCCGAATGCACCTTCGGGATGCCTGTTTATAAGTGGAAACCGCAGGTGAAAACATTTGAAGATGTTAATTCGTGGTGGCGCACTAATTTGGATAACGGCGTGGCAACCGTATTGGTTGGGTATTCATTAGGTAAGGCACAACGCATCCTGCAAAACCTCGACCTGTTTAACGGAAATGTGTACACTCACGGGGTTATCGAAAATACAAACCAGGCATTGCGCGCAAACGGTGTAAAGTTAAATCCTACGATACGCATAACACCCGAGACACCGCGCGATGAAATAAGAAAAGGTATTGTGCTGGCGCCTCCGTCGTCGGTAGGCACGCCCTGGATGCGAAAATTCGGGCCGTATAGTTTTGGTTATTGTTCGGGATGGATGGCCATACGTGGCGCAAAACGTCGCCGCGCTGCCGATCGGGGGTTTGTGTTGTCTGATCATGCCGATTGGGATGGCCTTATTGCTGCGATAGATGCCACAGGCTGTGAAAAAGTTTATCTTACCCATGGGTATACCGCTTCCTTTTCCCGCTATCTGAACGAGATCGGTTTTGATGCGCACGAGGTGCATACGCTTTATGGCAACGAGGAACAGGAAGCCACTGAACAATTACCAGGGAGCGGCGAGGAGGCAGGTAAATCATGA